One genomic segment of Streptomyces liangshanensis includes these proteins:
- a CDS encoding NUDIX domain-containing protein, with the protein MTQRPVVKRTSRAILLDGDDLILIKRTKPGMDPYWITPGGGVETTDSTVVEALHREVDEELGAKIVDIVPCFVDTVEHIADGGVTGVKVQHFFVCRLASMDPTRRHGPEIDEPCGEYEIVRVPFSRVGIAAVHLVPLSLRHYLDGNIEGVRAMHAPDLG; encoded by the coding sequence ATGACCCAACGGCCCGTGGTCAAGCGCACCTCACGCGCCATCCTGCTCGACGGCGACGACCTCATCCTCATCAAACGCACCAAGCCAGGGATGGACCCGTACTGGATCACCCCAGGTGGGGGCGTCGAAACGACCGACAGCACCGTCGTCGAGGCCCTGCACCGCGAGGTCGACGAAGAACTCGGCGCCAAGATCGTCGACATCGTCCCCTGCTTCGTCGACACCGTGGAACACATCGCCGACGGCGGCGTCACCGGCGTCAAGGTGCAGCACTTCTTCGTCTGCCGCCTCGCGTCGATGGACCCCACCCGCCGGCACGGGCCCGAGATCGACGAGCCGTGCGGAGAGTACGAGATCGTCCGGGTCCCGTTCAGCCGCGTCGGCATCGCCGCCGTCCACCTCGTACCGCTGTCCCTGCGGCACTACCTGGACGGCAACATCGAGGGCGTGCGCGCGATGCACGCCCCCGACCTCGGCTGA
- a CDS encoding LysR family transcriptional regulator produces MDLALLRTFVTVHRAGSFTRAAALLGLSQPAVTGQIRTLERQLGRPLFLRQARGVTPTTIGDELAHRAAPHLDALVEIAETGLAEDSGVRTLHLAGPPEFTAQRALPALTPLIAQGLSLRISFFANAEENLEGLAAGHHDLAITTARPRGGLLLATPLCDEEHVLVASPRWAARLGHSVLREGHVVLSRLPVVEVHESLPLVSRYWAAVFDSRPAAAAAVIAPDLRAVLECAAAGAGLAVLPRYLCENALERGEVVALLDPPVPPLRTYFLAVRAGTLTLPRVARAHEWLLRAAVDW; encoded by the coding sequence ATGGACCTGGCCCTGCTGCGCACCTTCGTCACCGTCCACCGCGCCGGCTCCTTCACCCGCGCCGCCGCCCTCCTCGGCCTCTCCCAGCCCGCCGTCACCGGCCAGATACGCACCCTCGAACGCCAACTGGGCCGCCCCCTCTTCCTGCGCCAGGCCCGCGGCGTCACCCCCACCACCATCGGCGACGAACTCGCCCACCGGGCCGCGCCCCACCTCGACGCCCTCGTCGAGATCGCCGAGACCGGACTCGCCGAGGATTCCGGCGTACGGACCCTCCACCTCGCCGGGCCCCCCGAGTTCACCGCCCAGCGTGCCCTGCCCGCCCTCACCCCGCTCATCGCCCAGGGCCTCTCCCTGCGCATCTCGTTCTTCGCCAACGCCGAGGAGAACCTCGAAGGGCTCGCCGCCGGACATCATGATCTGGCCATCACCACCGCCCGCCCGCGCGGCGGACTCCTCCTCGCGACTCCGCTCTGCGACGAGGAACACGTCCTCGTCGCCTCCCCCCGCTGGGCCGCCCGCCTCGGCCACTCCGTCCTGCGCGAAGGCCACGTCGTCCTCAGCCGGCTCCCCGTCGTCGAGGTCCACGAGTCCCTGCCGCTCGTCTCCCGCTACTGGGCGGCCGTCTTCGACTCCCGCCCCGCGGCCGCCGCGGCCGTCATCGCCCCCGACCTGCGCGCCGTCCTCGAATGCGCCGCCGCCGGCGCCGGACTGGCCGTCCTGCCCCGCTACCTCTGCGAGAACGCCCTCGAACGAGGCGAAGTCGTCGCCCTGCTCGACCCGCCCGTACCCCCGCTGCGGACCTACTTCCTCGCCGTACGCGCCGGCACCCTCACCCTGCCCCGGGTCGCGCGGGCACACGAGTGGCTGCTGCGCGCGGCGGTGGACTGGTGA
- a CDS encoding cystathionine gamma-lyase: MTGKDSTTGGTTADGRTVGTTAGGGTVGEGTRAVRAGLPDPVKYEPTLPGPVFAAHFHLPGEPVGPYTYGRDENPTWTHLERAIGELEAPGQTVETLVFASGMAAISSVIFSQLRAGDAVVLPDDGYQALPLLRERLEAYGIEVRAAPTGGDAQLGVLAGARLLWIETPSNPGLDVCDIRRLVKEAHAAGALVAVDNTLATPLGQRPLELGADFSVASDTKGMTGHGDILLGHVTTANPELAAGVRRWRKVVGAIPGPMEAWLAHRSLATLHLRVDRQCATALTLAETLSTHPGIAGLRYPGLPGDPSHAVASGQMRRYGSVVSFVLPDRDHAERFLDALRLVDDATSFGGVRSTAERRGRWGGDAVPEGFVRFSVGAEDPEDLLADVLRALDEAVR, encoded by the coding sequence ATGACCGGCAAGGACAGCACCACGGGGGGCACGACGGCGGACGGCCGCACGGTGGGCACGACGGCCGGCGGTGGCACGGTCGGCGAGGGCACCCGCGCCGTACGGGCCGGGCTGCCCGACCCCGTCAAGTACGAACCGACCCTGCCGGGACCGGTCTTCGCCGCCCACTTCCACCTCCCCGGCGAACCGGTCGGCCCCTACACCTACGGCCGCGACGAGAACCCGACCTGGACCCACCTCGAACGCGCCATCGGCGAACTCGAAGCCCCCGGACAGACCGTCGAAACCCTGGTCTTCGCCTCCGGGATGGCCGCGATCTCCTCGGTGATCTTCTCCCAGCTGCGGGCCGGCGACGCCGTCGTCCTGCCCGACGACGGCTACCAGGCCCTGCCGCTGCTGCGCGAACGCCTGGAGGCGTACGGCATCGAGGTACGGGCCGCCCCCACCGGCGGCGACGCCCAGCTCGGCGTCCTCGCCGGAGCCCGCCTCCTGTGGATCGAGACGCCCTCCAACCCCGGGCTCGACGTCTGCGACATCCGCCGGCTCGTCAAGGAGGCCCACGCCGCCGGCGCCCTCGTCGCCGTCGACAACACCCTCGCCACCCCGCTCGGACAGCGCCCCCTCGAACTGGGCGCCGACTTCTCCGTCGCCAGCGACACCAAGGGCATGACCGGCCACGGCGACATCCTGCTCGGCCACGTGACCACCGCCAACCCGGAACTCGCGGCGGGCGTACGGCGCTGGCGCAAGGTCGTCGGGGCGATCCCCGGCCCCATGGAGGCCTGGCTCGCCCACCGCTCGCTCGCCACCCTCCACCTGCGGGTCGACCGGCAGTGCGCCACCGCCCTCACCCTCGCCGAGACCCTCAGCACCCACCCCGGGATCGCCGGACTGCGCTACCCCGGACTGCCCGGCGACCCCTCGCACGCCGTCGCCTCCGGCCAGATGCGCCGGTACGGTTCCGTCGTCTCGTTCGTCCTGCCCGACCGGGACCACGCCGAACGCTTCCTCGACGCGCTGCGGCTCGTCGACGACGCCACCAGCTTCGGCGGCGTACGGTCCACCGCAGAGCGGCGCGGCCGCTGGGGCGGCGACGCCGTACCCGAGGGCTTCGTCCGCTTCTCCGTCGGGGCCGAGGACCCCGAGGACCTCCTCGCCGACGTCCTGCGCGCCCTGGACGAAGCGGTCCGCTGA
- a CDS encoding low molecular weight protein-tyrosine-phosphatase: protein MTSPYRVCFVCTGNICRSPVAESVFRARLTEAGLDTLVQVDSAGTGGWHEGDGADPRAAAVLEAHGYDSDHTARQFQASWFAHLDLVVALDTGHLRDLRSLAPTPADAAKVRLLRSYDPAVPSTGDLDVPDPYYGDRAGFEECLEMVEAASEGLLITVRTAIEEAA, encoded by the coding sequence ATGACGTCCCCCTACCGCGTGTGCTTCGTCTGCACCGGGAACATCTGCCGCTCACCCGTCGCCGAATCCGTCTTCCGCGCCCGCCTCACCGAAGCGGGACTGGACACCCTCGTCCAGGTCGACAGCGCCGGCACCGGCGGCTGGCACGAGGGCGACGGAGCCGACCCGCGCGCCGCCGCCGTCCTCGAAGCCCACGGATACGACAGCGACCACACCGCCCGGCAGTTCCAGGCGTCCTGGTTCGCCCACCTCGACCTGGTCGTCGCCCTGGACACCGGACACCTCCGTGACCTGCGGAGCCTGGCACCCACCCCCGCGGACGCCGCGAAGGTCCGGCTGCTGCGCTCGTACGACCCCGCCGTACCATCGACCGGCGATCTCGACGTGCCCGACCCGTACTACGGGGACCGGGCGGGCTTCGAGGAATGCCTGGAGATGGTCGAAGCCGCGAGCGAGGGCCTGCTCATCACCGTACGCACAGCAATCGAGGAGGCGGCATGA
- a CDS encoding phage holin family protein, producing the protein MKNFLVKTIANAGALAVAIWLIHDITLSGDSTGRKALSLVLVALVLGLVNAIVKPIVKLLTLPLFILTLGLITLVINALMLLLTSWLADKLTLDFHVDGFWTAVLGGLIISVVSWALNVALPDED; encoded by the coding sequence ATGAAGAATTTCCTAGTCAAGACGATCGCCAACGCCGGGGCACTGGCGGTCGCCATCTGGCTGATCCACGACATCACCCTGAGCGGCGACAGCACCGGCCGCAAGGCCTTGTCCCTGGTGCTCGTCGCCCTCGTCCTCGGCCTCGTCAACGCGATCGTCAAGCCGATCGTGAAGCTGCTCACACTGCCGCTGTTCATCCTCACGCTCGGGCTCATAACCCTGGTGATCAACGCCCTCATGCTGCTGCTGACGTCCTGGCTCGCCGACAAGCTGACCCTCGACTTCCACGTGGACGGCTTCTGGACCGCCGTACTCGGCGGGCTGATCATCTCCGTCGTGTCGTGGGCCCTCAACGTCGCACTCCCCGACGAGGACTGA
- a CDS encoding cupin domain-containing protein: MKAFRLDELEAERAANDGAYLQFVRERNMSVGLYALDAGETDPQRPHSQDEVYFVVSGRASITVGMETTAVGRGSVVYVPAGVAHKFHHITEDLRVMVVFSPPEG, encoded by the coding sequence ATGAAGGCATTTCGACTTGATGAGCTGGAGGCGGAGCGCGCCGCCAACGACGGGGCGTATCTGCAGTTCGTGCGGGAACGCAACATGTCCGTGGGGTTGTACGCGCTGGACGCCGGTGAGACGGATCCGCAGCGGCCGCACAGTCAGGACGAGGTGTACTTCGTCGTGAGCGGGCGGGCGTCGATCACGGTCGGTATGGAGACGACCGCGGTCGGGCGGGGCAGTGTGGTGTACGTGCCGGCGGGGGTGGCGCACAAGTTCCACCACATCACGGAGGATCTGCGGGTGATGGTGGTCTTCTCGCCGCCGGAGGGCTGA
- a CDS encoding DUF5326 family protein, translated as MREIFTGMPWWVKWIAVPVIAIVVFGGLIATVVGILISLLFKLLLFVAIVGGLVYVVRKFLSSSSSSRGDW; from the coding sequence GTGCGGGAGATATTCACGGGGATGCCGTGGTGGGTGAAGTGGATCGCGGTGCCCGTGATCGCCATCGTCGTGTTCGGCGGGCTGATCGCCACGGTGGTCGGCATTCTGATCTCGCTGCTCTTCAAGCTGCTGCTCTTCGTCGCGATCGTCGGCGGGCTCGTCTATGTCGTACGCAAGTTCCTGTCGTCCTCGTCGTCGTCGCGCGGCGACTGGTAG
- a CDS encoding IclR family transcriptional regulator encodes MPTAATAPRPAAPTLIGSVRRALRLLEAAASHPDGAPAKQLAREAGLPLPTAYHLLRTLTHEGYLRRESGVFVLGDAAQRLVSGEGLQNRRSKITDAIGRWRDAIGVPVYFAVYHEGEIDLVSVADSPARPAVAEWADFRETGHAHAIGLCLLSQLDDASRDDHLDRHPVSPLTPHSVPDRVALLERLGSLGRMEPVVERQEYALGTVCAAVPITAGSTAAAMAISVPCHREDQLLPAVERLRREISSLLTSVAFSIGI; translated from the coding sequence ATGCCCACAGCCGCCACCGCTCCGCGTCCCGCGGCGCCCACCCTCATCGGGTCCGTCCGGCGGGCGCTGCGCCTGCTGGAGGCGGCGGCCTCCCACCCCGACGGCGCCCCCGCGAAACAGCTGGCCCGCGAGGCCGGGCTGCCCCTGCCGACGGCGTACCACCTGCTGCGCACGCTCACGCACGAGGGTTATCTGCGGCGCGAGAGCGGGGTGTTCGTCCTCGGTGACGCCGCGCAGCGGCTGGTGAGCGGCGAGGGGCTGCAGAATCGTCGCAGCAAGATCACGGACGCGATCGGGCGCTGGCGTGACGCGATCGGCGTCCCGGTGTACTTCGCGGTCTACCACGAGGGTGAGATCGACCTGGTGTCCGTGGCGGACAGCCCGGCGCGGCCGGCTGTCGCCGAGTGGGCCGACTTCCGCGAGACGGGCCATGCCCACGCGATCGGCCTGTGCCTGCTGAGCCAGCTCGACGACGCGTCGCGGGACGATCACCTTGACCGCCATCCCGTGAGCCCTCTCACCCCCCATTCCGTGCCCGACCGGGTCGCCCTGCTGGAGCGCCTCGGGTCGCTGGGGCGGATGGAGCCGGTCGTGGAGCGGCAGGAGTACGCGCTCGGCACGGTCTGTGCCGCGGTGCCCATCACCGCCGGTTCGACGGCCGCCGCGATGGCCATTTCCGTACCTTGTCACCGGGAGGATCAGTTGCTCCCGGCGGTGGAGCGGTTACGGAGAGAGATCAGTTCTCTGCTGACCTCGGTCGCCTTCTCTATCGGTATCTGA
- a CDS encoding SsgA family sporulation/cell division regulator has product MRESVQAEVLMSFLVSEELSFRIPVELHYEMGDPYAVRMTFHLPGDAPVTWTFGRELLLDGINTPSGDGDVHISPTEPEDLSDVHIRLQVGEDHALFRVSAAPVVAFLDRTDRLVPLGQERTLGDFEGSLEEALGRILAEENAG; this is encoded by the coding sequence ATGCGCGAGTCGGTCCAGGCCGAGGTTTTGATGAGTTTCCTCGTCTCAGAGGAGCTCTCGTTCCGTATCCCGGTGGAACTGCACTACGAGATGGGGGATCCGTACGCGGTGCGGATGACGTTCCATCTGCCGGGTGATGCCCCCGTGACCTGGACCTTTGGCCGTGAGCTGCTGCTGGACGGCATCAACACGCCCAGTGGTGACGGTGACGTGCACATCTCGCCGACCGAGCCGGAGGATCTTTCCGATGTTCATATCCGACTCCAGGTCGGCGAGGACCACGCGTTGTTCCGCGTGAGTGCCGCGCCGGTCGTGGCCTTCCTGGACCGTACGGACCGGCTGGTCCCGCTCGGCCAGGAGCGCACGCTCGGTGACTTCGAGGGCAGCCTCGAGGAGGCGCTCGGCCGCATCCTGGCGGAGGAGAACGCGGGCTGA
- a CDS encoding YibE/F family protein, whose amino-acid sequence MTGVLNRGPPASCDDRGVTSSQQSHETHGHTHSHGPAEPVSQHLRKVIAAVLIPFAAAVVVGLVVLWPGGAPAHERSGVGFDRQTEQGQVVKLQAVDCKDVNASQVPSTGDTSTPEGREAEQAQTGKCKKATVEVTSGKEKGRTFVEVVQPDAPRQFHVKQGVVLAYAPDAPHDLQYSVTDVDRHVPMALLAGIFALAVVVVGRLRGLMALIALAVSFGVLTLFILPAVLQGSNPLVVAVVGASAIMLIALYMCHGLTARTSVAVIGTLVSLMLIGLLGSIFIGWASLTGNTDDSTGLIHGLYPHIDMSGLLLAGVIIGSLGVLDDVTVTQTSAVWELHAADPSMGPRALYRAGIRIGRDHIASVVNTLVLAYAGAALPLLLLFSIAQSGVGTVANSELVAEEIVRTLVGSIGLVASVPVTTALAALVVSADRPGTAGPRTAPTVPGQGLPLRPHGSRGRRRKK is encoded by the coding sequence ATGACCGGCGTGCTGAACAGAGGGCCTCCGGCTTCTTGCGATGATCGGGGGGTGACCTCATCCCAGCAGAGCCACGAAACGCACGGCCACACGCACAGCCATGGGCCCGCCGAGCCGGTCTCCCAGCACCTCCGCAAGGTCATCGCCGCGGTGCTGATCCCGTTCGCCGCGGCCGTGGTCGTGGGTCTGGTCGTCCTGTGGCCCGGCGGCGCGCCCGCCCATGAGCGCTCGGGGGTCGGCTTCGACCGGCAGACCGAGCAGGGTCAGGTGGTGAAGCTCCAGGCGGTCGACTGCAAGGACGTGAACGCCTCCCAGGTCCCGTCCACCGGCGACACCTCGACGCCCGAGGGGCGGGAGGCGGAGCAGGCCCAGACCGGGAAGTGCAAGAAGGCCACGGTCGAGGTCACCAGCGGCAAGGAGAAGGGCCGCACGTTCGTCGAGGTCGTCCAGCCGGACGCGCCGCGGCAGTTTCACGTGAAACAGGGCGTCGTCCTGGCGTACGCGCCCGACGCGCCCCACGATCTCCAGTACTCGGTCACCGACGTCGACCGGCACGTCCCCATGGCCCTCCTCGCCGGGATCTTCGCCCTCGCGGTGGTCGTGGTGGGACGGCTGCGCGGACTGATGGCGCTGATCGCCCTCGCGGTCTCCTTCGGAGTGCTGACACTCTTCATCCTCCCCGCGGTGCTGCAAGGCTCGAACCCGCTGGTCGTCGCCGTGGTCGGGGCCAGCGCGATCATGCTCATCGCGCTCTACATGTGCCACGGGCTGACCGCGAGAACCTCGGTCGCGGTCATCGGCACACTGGTCTCCCTGATGCTCATCGGACTGCTGGGGTCGATCTTCATCGGCTGGGCGAGCCTGACCGGCAACACAGACGACAGCACCGGCCTGATCCACGGGCTGTACCCGCACATCGACATGAGCGGCCTGCTGCTGGCCGGAGTGATCATCGGGTCGCTCGGTGTCCTCGACGACGTGACCGTGACCCAGACCTCGGCGGTCTGGGAACTGCACGCCGCAGACCCGTCGATGGGACCACGTGCCCTCTACCGGGCGGGGATCCGCATCGGCCGCGACCACATCGCGTCGGTCGTCAACACGCTCGTCCTGGCCTACGCGGGCGCCGCGCTGCCCCTGCTGCTGCTCTTCTCCATCGCGCAGTCCGGCGTGGGCACGGTCGCCAACAGCGAGCTGGTCGCCGAGGAGATCGTACGGACCCTCGTGGGATCGATCGGCCTGGTCGCGTCCGTGCCCGTGACCACGGCCCTCGCGGCGCTCGTGGTGTCCGCGGACCGGCCGGGGACGGCGGGGCCGCGGACGGCGCCCACCGTGCCGGGACAGGGCCTGCCGCTGCGCCCGCACGGCAGCAGGGGCCGCCGCCGCAAGAAGTGA
- the thiC gene encoding phosphomethylpyrimidine synthase ThiC, whose product MTVQDAHTPASESDSPSESGKPGGAVDQNGTERSIGWHKGYVQGSRPDLQVPVRQVHLTNGKDVTLYDTSGPYTDPSIETDVRRGLAPLRENWIIGRGDTEEYAGRPVRPEDDGLKHTSPRGGLRNLDAVFPGRPRQPRRGRDGQAVTQLAYARRGDITPEMEYVAIRENVAPEVVRDEIAAGRAVLPANVNHPEIEPMIIGKRFLVKVNANIGNSAVTSSIEEEVDKMTWATKWGADTVMDLSTGRNIHTTREWVLRNSPVPIGTVPLYQALEKVDGKAEELTWDIYKDTVIEQAEQGVDYMTVHAGVLLRYVPLTARRKTGIVSRGGSIMAAWCLAHHKESFLYENFEELCDILASYDVTYSLGDGLRPGSIADANDEAQFAELRTLGELNTIAKRHNVQTMIEGPGHVPMHKIKENIDLQQEICEEAPFYTLGPLTTDVAPAYDHITSGIGAAMIAWWGTAMLCYVTPKEHLGLPDRDDVKTGVITYKIAAHAADLAKGHPGAQEWDDALSDARFEFRWEDQFNLALDPDTARAFHDETLPAEPAKTAHFCSMCGPKFCSMKISQDIRRQHGGDLVPEEIEAGMAEKSKEFAAAGNRVYLPLAE is encoded by the coding sequence ATGACCGTTCAGGACGCACACACGCCTGCCTCGGAATCGGATTCCCCGAGCGAATCGGGGAAGCCGGGCGGGGCCGTGGATCAGAACGGGACCGAGAGGTCCATCGGCTGGCACAAGGGATACGTCCAGGGCTCGCGCCCCGACCTCCAGGTGCCGGTCCGCCAGGTGCACCTCACCAACGGCAAGGACGTGACGCTGTACGACACGTCCGGGCCGTACACCGATCCGTCGATCGAGACGGACGTCCGCCGCGGGCTCGCGCCGCTGCGGGAGAACTGGATCATCGGGCGCGGGGACACCGAGGAGTACGCGGGCCGGCCGGTCCGCCCCGAGGACGACGGGCTCAAGCACACCTCGCCGCGCGGGGGGCTGCGGAACCTCGACGCGGTGTTCCCGGGCCGGCCGCGCCAGCCCCGGCGGGGCCGTGACGGGCAGGCGGTGACGCAGCTCGCGTACGCGCGGCGCGGCGACATCACCCCGGAGATGGAGTACGTGGCGATCCGGGAGAACGTCGCGCCCGAGGTCGTCCGTGACGAGATCGCCGCGGGCCGGGCCGTCCTGCCGGCGAACGTCAACCACCCGGAGATCGAGCCGATGATCATCGGCAAGCGGTTCCTGGTGAAGGTCAACGCCAACATCGGCAACTCCGCGGTCACCTCCTCCATCGAGGAGGAGGTGGACAAGATGACGTGGGCCACCAAGTGGGGCGCGGACACGGTCATGGACCTCTCCACCGGCCGTAACATCCACACCACCCGCGAGTGGGTGCTGCGCAACTCCCCCGTCCCCATCGGCACCGTGCCGCTCTACCAGGCGCTGGAGAAGGTCGACGGCAAGGCCGAGGAGCTGACCTGGGACATCTACAAGGACACGGTCATCGAGCAGGCCGAGCAGGGCGTCGACTACATGACGGTCCACGCCGGGGTGCTCCTGCGGTACGTGCCGCTGACCGCTCGCCGCAAGACCGGCATCGTCTCGCGCGGCGGCTCGATCATGGCCGCGTGGTGCCTGGCGCACCACAAGGAGTCGTTCCTGTACGAGAACTTCGAGGAGCTGTGCGACATCCTCGCGTCCTACGACGTGACGTACTCCCTCGGGGACGGGCTGCGGCCCGGGTCCATCGCGGACGCGAACGACGAGGCGCAGTTCGCCGAGCTGCGGACGCTGGGCGAGCTGAACACGATCGCCAAGCGGCACAACGTCCAGACCATGATCGAGGGCCCCGGGCACGTCCCGATGCACAAGATCAAGGAGAACATCGACCTCCAGCAGGAGATCTGCGAGGAGGCGCCGTTCTACACGCTCGGCCCGCTGACGACGGATGTGGCGCCCGCGTACGACCACATCACCTCGGGCATCGGCGCGGCGATGATCGCCTGGTGGGGCACGGCGATGCTCTGCTACGTCACGCCCAAGGAGCACCTGGGCCTCCCGGACCGCGACGACGTGAAGACCGGCGTGATCACCTACAAGATCGCGGCGCACGCGGCGGATCTCGCCAAGGGGCACCCGGGGGCGCAGGAGTGGGACGACGCGCTGTCGGACGCCCGGTTCGAGTTCCGGTGGGAGGACCAGTTCAACCTGGCCCTCGACCCGGACACGGCGCGGGCGTTCCACGACGAGACGCTGCCGGCCGAGCCGGCGAAGACCGCGCACTTCTGCTCGATGTGCGGGCCGAAGTTCTGCTCGATGAAGATCTCGCAGGACATCAGGCGCCAGCACGGCGGTGACCTGGTGCCCGAGGAGATCGAGGCGGGCATGGCGGAGAAGTCGAAGGAGTTCGCGGCGGCCGGCAACCGGGTGTACCTGCCGCTGGCGGAGTGA
- a CDS encoding metallophosphoesterase, giving the protein MVEGSMTQGAGQGPAVRTATLRDFRVPPYAQVPVQSGQPGHPEQSGQREHGHEAAHISMSGHPGNAIPDDELPDGYTPTERDLPVIGPEGVTVQLHLAPDELPEPGGPGPLYVVGDVHGYLDQLLAALGEQGLIDAAGNWSAGNARLWFLGDFTDRGPDGIGVIDLVMRLSAEAAAAGGYCKALMGNHELLLLGAKRFGDTPVNSGAGTATFQAAWLLNGGQKSDMERLQDVHLQWMSRLDAVVEEDGHLLMHSDTTAYLDYGSSIDDVNDTVHQILTRNDADECWDVFRKLTKRFAFRDEGGPEAVQELLSTYGGQRVVHGHSPIPYLLGEVGTEDASDGEGGGPVVEGPHVYADGLAIAMDGGVTMAGKLLVVRLPLDN; this is encoded by the coding sequence GTGGTGGAGGGGTCGATGACACAGGGGGCCGGTCAGGGACCCGCGGTGCGGACGGCGACGTTGCGCGACTTCCGCGTCCCGCCGTACGCGCAGGTTCCCGTGCAGTCCGGGCAGCCGGGGCATCCCGAACAGTCCGGGCAGCGGGAGCACGGCCACGAGGCCGCGCACATCTCCATGTCCGGGCATCCCGGCAACGCGATCCCCGACGACGAGCTCCCGGACGGCTACACACCGACCGAGCGCGACCTCCCGGTGATCGGCCCGGAAGGGGTGACCGTGCAGCTGCACCTCGCACCCGACGAACTCCCCGAGCCGGGCGGACCCGGCCCGCTCTACGTCGTCGGCGACGTCCACGGCTACCTCGACCAACTCCTCGCCGCGCTCGGCGAACAGGGCCTCATCGACGCCGCCGGCAACTGGTCGGCCGGCAACGCCCGGCTCTGGTTCCTCGGCGACTTCACCGACCGCGGGCCCGACGGCATCGGCGTCATCGACCTCGTGATGCGGCTCTCCGCCGAGGCGGCGGCGGCCGGCGGCTACTGCAAGGCCCTGATGGGCAATCACGAACTGCTGCTCCTGGGCGCCAAGCGCTTCGGCGACACCCCCGTGAACTCCGGGGCCGGCACGGCCACCTTCCAGGCGGCCTGGCTCCTCAACGGGGGTCAGAAGTCCGACATGGAGCGCCTCCAGGACGTCCACCTCCAGTGGATGTCGCGGCTCGACGCGGTCGTCGAGGAGGACGGGCATCTGCTGATGCACTCCGACACCACGGCCTACCTGGACTACGGCTCGTCCATCGACGACGTCAACGACACCGTCCACCAGATCCTCACCCGCAACGACGCGGACGAATGCTGGGACGTGTTCCGCAAGCTCACCAAGCGCTTCGCGTTCCGCGACGAGGGCGGCCCCGAGGCCGTACAGGAACTGCTCTCCACGTACGGCGGACAGCGCGTCGTCCACGGCCACAGCCCCATTCCGTATCTCCTGGGCGAGGTCGGCACCGAGGACGCGTCGGACGGCGAGGGCGGCGGCCCCGTCGTGGAAGGGCCCCACGTGTACGCGGACGGTCTGGCCATCGCCATGGACGGCGGAGTGACCATGGCGGGGAAACTGCTGGTGGTCCGGCTGCCGCTGGACAACTGA